Proteins encoded by one window of Sinorhizobium arboris LMG 14919:
- a CDS encoding glycosyltransferase family protein — protein sequence MEKKSLRPRVFFYVQHLLGIGHLARASRIAGALAERDFEVTMVTGGTPVPGFPGEGVQTVALPAVTAGDKGFSGLVDRGGNPVTAALQEHRRDLLIEAFRRTEPDVVIIEAFPFGRRQMRFELLPLLAEIAASDRPPLVATSLRDILQERVKPGRAEETVELVKNHFDLVLVHGDPGFARIEETFPLAGEIRDKVVYTGLVAPPPPNEAAEKFDIVVSAGGGAVGRELIGAALEAAKLLPNALRWCLLTGPNLPQADFDTFAAAAPEGVSLFRFRQDFGGLLGGARLSVSQAGYNTVCDILRAGCACLLIPFTAGGETEQSTRAARLEQLDLAGVLPEEGITSELLAAKVRAMLARPRPAIPPLDLDGAAGTARIIGERLSSRQSVRT from the coding sequence ATGGAGAAGAAGTCCTTGAGGCCTCGCGTCTTTTTCTATGTGCAGCATCTTCTCGGTATAGGGCATCTGGCCCGCGCGAGCCGCATTGCCGGAGCGCTGGCCGAGCGGGATTTCGAGGTCACGATGGTGACCGGCGGCACGCCGGTGCCGGGCTTTCCGGGGGAAGGTGTGCAAACCGTCGCACTGCCGGCGGTGACCGCCGGCGACAAAGGATTTTCCGGGCTTGTCGACCGCGGCGGAAACCCGGTCACGGCCGCTTTGCAGGAGCACCGAAGGGATCTGCTCATCGAGGCCTTCCGTCGCACGGAACCGGACGTCGTCATCATCGAGGCCTTCCCCTTCGGGCGTCGTCAGATGCGGTTCGAACTGCTGCCGCTGCTCGCCGAAATTGCGGCGAGCGACCGGCCACCGCTCGTGGCGACATCGCTGCGCGACATTCTGCAGGAGAGGGTCAAGCCCGGAAGGGCCGAGGAGACCGTCGAACTCGTTAAAAACCATTTCGATCTCGTACTCGTTCACGGCGACCCCGGATTCGCCCGTATCGAGGAGACATTTCCCCTTGCGGGCGAAATCCGCGACAAGGTCGTCTATACGGGCCTCGTCGCCCCGCCGCCGCCGAATGAAGCGGCCGAGAAATTCGACATCGTGGTATCGGCGGGCGGAGGCGCTGTCGGCAGGGAGCTGATCGGCGCGGCGCTCGAGGCCGCGAAACTTCTGCCGAATGCACTTCGCTGGTGTCTGCTAACCGGCCCGAACCTGCCGCAGGCGGATTTCGATACATTCGCGGCCGCTGCTCCGGAGGGCGTCAGTCTCTTTCGTTTCCGGCAGGATTTCGGTGGGTTGCTCGGCGGTGCCCGCCTTTCCGTCTCGCAGGCCGGCTACAACACCGTGTGCGACATTCTGCGTGCCGGCTGCGCGTGCCTCCTCATCCCATTTACCGCCGGTGGCGAAACCGAACAGAGCACGCGGGCGGCACGGCTCGAACAGCTCGATCTCGCCGGCGTGCTGCCGGAGGAGGGGATCACGTCCGAGCTTCTGGCCGCGAAGGTGAGGGCGATGCTTGCACGGCCGAGGCCGGCCATCCCGCCGCTCGACCTCGACGGAGCCGCCGGAACGGCGAGGATCATCGGCGAGCGGCTTTCGTCGAGACAGTCCGTCAGGACTTAG
- a CDS encoding glycosyltransferase family 4 protein → MSPKPKIAVVLKGYPRLSETFIAQELLGLEKAGHELVLIALRRPTDRKRHPVHDEIRAAVHYLPEYLHEEPWRVFRALVKTVPKPGFRRVLGQFLRDLARDVSRNRFRRLGQALVLVTEWPEDAAWLHAHFIHTPASVTDYASMITGIPWTCSAHAKDIWTSEDWELSSKLDRARWTVTCTRSGYEHLRDLSKDQTRVHLSYHGLDLDRFPGFEGEHSRRDGSDPDDPVRIVSVGRAVPKKGYDVLLKALSLLPADLNWRFEHIGAGELTGGLRKLAAKLGLEDRIRWHGALDQKDVLGRYREADIFALACRVAANGDRDGLPNVLVEASSQRLACVSTAVSGIPELLEDGKNGLVVPPESPEPLAAALERLIRDPELRRRFGAAGERRVRSEFDHHSSVRQLVALFESEWRRSP, encoded by the coding sequence GTGTCGCCGAAACCGAAGATTGCCGTCGTGCTGAAGGGTTATCCACGCCTTTCGGAAACGTTCATCGCCCAGGAACTGCTGGGCCTCGAAAAAGCAGGGCATGAGCTCGTCCTCATCGCCCTGCGCCGTCCGACCGACAGGAAACGCCATCCCGTCCATGACGAAATACGCGCGGCCGTCCATTACCTGCCTGAATATCTCCATGAGGAGCCGTGGCGCGTTTTCCGCGCCTTGGTGAAGACCGTCCCGAAGCCAGGCTTCCGGCGGGTGCTCGGGCAGTTCCTCCGGGACCTCGCGCGAGACGTTTCACGCAACCGCTTCCGCCGTCTTGGCCAGGCGCTGGTGCTTGTCACCGAATGGCCGGAAGACGCCGCGTGGCTTCATGCCCACTTCATTCACACGCCGGCCTCGGTAACGGACTATGCCAGCATGATCACCGGCATACCCTGGACTTGCTCCGCCCATGCAAAGGACATCTGGACCTCCGAGGATTGGGAGCTTTCGAGCAAGCTCGACCGGGCCCGCTGGACGGTGACCTGCACCCGAAGCGGCTATGAGCATCTGCGGGACCTGTCGAAGGACCAGACCCGGGTCCATCTGAGCTATCACGGCCTCGATCTCGATCGATTCCCGGGCTTCGAAGGCGAGCATTCCCGGCGCGACGGCTCGGATCCCGACGATCCGGTGCGCATCGTCAGCGTCGGGCGCGCCGTTCCCAAGAAGGGATACGACGTCCTCCTGAAGGCGCTGTCGTTGTTGCCTGCGGATCTCAACTGGCGCTTCGAGCATATCGGTGCGGGAGAGCTCACCGGCGGGCTCCGGAAGCTTGCCGCAAAGCTTGGCCTGGAGGATCGCATCCGCTGGCACGGGGCACTCGATCAGAAGGATGTTTTGGGCCGGTACCGCGAGGCCGACATCTTCGCGCTGGCCTGCCGGGTGGCGGCCAATGGTGACCGCGACGGCCTGCCGAATGTGCTCGTGGAGGCGTCGAGCCAGCGGCTTGCCTGTGTCTCGACTGCAGTCTCCGGCATTCCTGAATTGCTTGAAGATGGCAAAAACGGCCTGGTGGTGCCACCGGAAAGCCCGGAGCCTCTTGCCGCGGCACTCGAGCGGCTGATCCGCGACCCGGAGCTGCGCCGGCGGTTTGGCGCCGCGGGGGAACGGCGCGTGCGCAGCGAGTTCGACCACCACTCCAGCGTCCGTCAGTTGGTCGCGCTCTTCGAAAGCGAATGGAGAAGAAGTCCTTGA
- a CDS encoding glycosyltransferase family protein, protein MTRRFEDARILMYSHDTFGLGHLRRCRAIAHALVEDYSGLQILIISGATIAGAFDYRARVDFVKIPSVIKLRNGEYTSLDRHIELHETLKMRQSIIRSTAETFRPDIFVVDKEPMGLRGEVEDTLAYLKTHGTRLVLGLREIMDAPHLLEEEWKRRDTMRKIEQFYDSIWVYGPPDFYDPLVGLDVPGAVRDRMNFVGFLQRSVPHDGLPGHKPEGDYILVTTGGGGDGADLIHDVIHAYQDDPELTHNALVVLGPYMPAKQRNKLIKKGGKIPFIKIIEFDNRMEELIAGAKGVVSMGGYNTYCEILSFDKPALIVPRLQPREEQLIRAQRASALGLVDMLLPQEAEEPLRLAAALKALPQRAPPSLRANGLRLEGLVHISDIVGEWLDHRSIEHLAVVKRSN, encoded by the coding sequence ATGACACGGCGCTTCGAGGATGCCCGCATCCTCATGTACAGCCACGATACCTTCGGGCTCGGCCATCTCAGACGCTGTCGCGCCATCGCCCATGCACTGGTGGAAGACTACAGCGGACTGCAGATACTGATCATATCCGGTGCGACCATCGCCGGCGCCTTCGATTATCGCGCCCGCGTCGACTTCGTGAAGATCCCGAGCGTCATAAAGCTCCGAAACGGCGAATATACCTCGCTGGACCGCCACATCGAGCTGCACGAGACGCTGAAAATGCGGCAGTCGATCATCCGTTCGACAGCGGAAACCTTCCGGCCGGATATTTTCGTCGTCGACAAGGAGCCGATGGGTCTGCGCGGCGAGGTGGAGGATACGCTCGCCTACCTGAAGACGCACGGCACCAGGCTGGTGCTTGGCCTACGCGAAATCATGGACGCGCCGCACCTCCTCGAAGAGGAATGGAAGCGGCGCGACACAATGCGCAAGATCGAACAATTCTACGATTCGATCTGGGTCTACGGGCCGCCGGACTTCTACGATCCGCTGGTCGGGCTCGATGTGCCGGGAGCCGTGCGCGACCGCATGAACTTCGTAGGTTTTCTGCAAAGGAGCGTTCCTCACGACGGGCTGCCCGGCCACAAGCCGGAAGGCGATTACATTCTGGTCACCACCGGCGGCGGCGGCGACGGAGCGGACCTCATCCATGACGTAATCCACGCCTATCAGGACGATCCCGAACTCACGCATAACGCGCTCGTCGTCCTCGGCCCCTATATGCCTGCAAAGCAGCGCAACAAGCTGATCAAGAAGGGAGGCAAGATCCCCTTCATCAAGATCATCGAGTTCGACAATCGCATGGAGGAGCTGATCGCCGGCGCCAAGGGCGTCGTATCGATGGGCGGTTACAACACCTATTGCGAGATCCTTTCCTTCGATAAGCCGGCTCTCATCGTGCCGCGCCTTCAGCCGCGGGAAGAACAGTTGATCCGTGCCCAGCGTGCCTCCGCACTCGGGCTCGTCGACATGCTGCTTCCTCAGGAGGCGGAAGAACCGCTACGCCTTGCTGCCGCCCTGAAGGCGCTGCCGCAGCGCGCGCCGCCGTCGCTCCGCGCCAATGGCCTGAGGCTGGAAGGGCTCGTCCACATATCCGACATCGTCGGCGAATGGCTCGATCACAGATCGATCGAGCATTTGGCCGTCGTGAAAAGATCGAACTGA
- a CDS encoding ABC transporter permease codes for MTSPIPAPGEPLPHYVSTAPFDPYSVEVMTEEQVRVNQASQLRLMWWKFKRHKIALVSGIFLAVLYGMILICEFLAPYDLHTRNVDFIYAPPQSVRFFHEGEFVGPFVYGRTMTLDMDTLKRNYADDTSVVEPIRFFCRGDDYRFWGLFEGNLHLVCPAEGGQLFLLGTDRLGRDVLSRIIYGARISLTIGLLGITVSFVLGIVIGGLAGYHGGIFDLVVQRLIEVLQSIPSIPLWLSLAAIMPATWSPLLIYLGITVILGLLDWTGLARAVRSKLLALREEDYVLAAQLMGAKSGRIIGRHLVPGFMSHLIATATISIPGMILGETALSFLGLGLRPPITSWGILLTEAKSVSVIAFYPWLLFPTIPVILVILAFNFLGDGLRDAADPYK; via the coding sequence GTGACGTCACCGATCCCGGCGCCCGGCGAGCCCCTTCCGCACTACGTTTCGACCGCGCCCTTCGACCCCTATTCCGTGGAGGTCATGACCGAGGAGCAGGTGCGGGTGAACCAGGCATCGCAGCTGCGCCTGATGTGGTGGAAGTTCAAGCGCCACAAGATCGCGCTCGTCTCGGGCATCTTCCTCGCGGTGCTCTACGGCATGATCCTGATCTGCGAGTTTCTCGCGCCCTACGACCTGCACACGCGCAATGTCGATTTCATCTATGCGCCGCCGCAGAGCGTTCGCTTTTTCCACGAGGGTGAGTTCGTCGGCCCCTTCGTCTATGGGCGGACGATGACGCTTGACATGGATACGCTGAAGCGCAACTACGCGGACGATACGTCGGTCGTCGAGCCGATCCGGTTCTTCTGCCGCGGCGACGACTACCGTTTCTGGGGGTTGTTCGAAGGCAATCTGCATCTGGTTTGCCCGGCGGAGGGAGGGCAGCTTTTCCTCCTGGGCACGGACCGTCTCGGCCGCGACGTGCTGTCGCGGATCATCTACGGCGCGCGGATATCGCTGACGATCGGACTTCTCGGCATCACCGTCAGCTTCGTTCTCGGCATCGTCATCGGCGGGCTTGCCGGATATCATGGCGGGATCTTCGACCTTGTGGTCCAGAGACTGATCGAAGTCCTGCAGTCGATACCGAGCATTCCGCTCTGGCTCTCTCTGGCGGCGATCATGCCGGCGACATGGAGCCCGCTTCTCATCTATCTTGGCATCACCGTCATTCTCGGCCTGCTCGACTGGACCGGCCTGGCGCGCGCCGTGCGCTCGAAGCTGCTTGCACTCCGGGAGGAGGATTATGTCCTTGCCGCGCAGTTGATGGGCGCCAAAAGCGGACGCATCATAGGGCGCCACCTCGTTCCGGGTTTCATGTCCCATCTCATCGCCACGGCAACGATCTCCATACCCGGTATGATCCTCGGAGAAACGGCATTGAGCTTCCTCGGCCTCGGGCTACGTCCTCCGATAACCAGCTGGGGCATCCTGCTCACCGAGGCAAAGAGCGTCAGCGTCATTGCCTTCTATCCGTGGCTGCTTTTCCCCACGATCCCTGTCATTCTTGTGATATTGGCGTTCAACTTCCTGGGAGACGGGTTGCGCGACGCCGCCGATCCCTACAAATAA
- a CDS encoding ABC transporter permease → MLRYILWRIAVMVPTLLIISALVFTIIELPPGDYFESYIAEIRAQGEGVNMEQIEALRKQYGFDQPPILRYVHWVAGMLQGDFGYSFEYELPVSEVVGERLWLTVLVSFVTIIFTWVIAFPIGIYAATHQYSWGDYGLSLIGLIGIAVPNFMLALVLMYFANIWFGTSIGHLMDQKYLSEPMSWEKAKSILEHIWIPVIIVGAAGTAGMIRRLRANLLDELQKQYVVTARAKGLSPTRTLLKYPLRMALNFFISDIGSILPAIISGAEITAIVLSLETTGPMLIKALQSQDMYLAGSFLMFLAFLTVIGVLVSDLALAVLDPRIRLQGRSTK, encoded by the coding sequence ATGCTGCGATACATTCTCTGGCGCATCGCAGTCATGGTCCCGACGCTCCTCATCATCTCCGCGCTCGTCTTCACCATCATCGAGCTGCCCCCGGGCGACTATTTCGAAAGCTACATTGCTGAGATCAGGGCGCAGGGCGAAGGCGTCAACATGGAACAGATCGAGGCGCTGCGTAAGCAGTATGGCTTCGACCAGCCGCCGATCCTGCGCTATGTCCATTGGGTCGCGGGGATGCTCCAGGGCGATTTCGGCTATTCCTTCGAATATGAATTGCCGGTGAGCGAGGTCGTCGGCGAGCGCCTATGGCTCACGGTTCTGGTCTCCTTCGTCACCATCATCTTCACCTGGGTCATCGCCTTTCCGATCGGCATCTATGCTGCCACGCACCAGTACAGCTGGGGCGACTACGGCCTGTCGCTGATCGGCCTCATCGGCATCGCAGTCCCGAATTTCATGCTGGCCCTGGTCCTCATGTATTTCGCCAACATATGGTTTGGAACTTCGATCGGCCATTTGATGGACCAGAAGTATCTTTCCGAACCGATGAGTTGGGAAAAGGCGAAGTCGATACTGGAGCATATCTGGATCCCGGTCATCATCGTCGGCGCGGCCGGTACTGCCGGCATGATCCGGCGCCTCAGGGCCAATCTGCTTGACGAACTCCAGAAGCAATATGTCGTGACCGCCCGCGCCAAGGGGCTTTCGCCCACGCGGACCCTGCTCAAATATCCGCTGCGCATGGCGCTCAATTTCTTCATTTCGGACATCGGGTCGATCCTGCCGGCGATCATTTCGGGCGCGGAAATCACGGCGATCGTGCTGTCCCTCGAAACCACCGGACCGATGCTGATCAAGGCGCTGCAGAGCCAGGACATGTATCTCGCCGGGTCGTTCCTGATGTTCCTCGCGTTCCTCACCGTGATCGGAGTGCTGGTTTCCGATCTGGCGCTCGCCGTCCTCGATCCTCGAATTCGTCTGCAAGGCAGGAGCACAAAGTGA
- a CDS encoding ABC transporter substrate-binding protein has product MITRRTALGILASAAFPKAMLAAAAGPDALAALVQEGKLPPVGERLPKTPRVIDVAAMGRKPGRHGGTIRSLIGSAKDIRLMTIYGYTRLVGYDEKLNLLPDILESYETVEDRIFTFHLREGHKWSDGSPLTAEDFRYCFEDVLLNEDLTPAGLPPAMVMDGQAAKFEIVDERTVRYSWPRPNPVFLQELAAPQPLVVVMPSAYLKQFHTKYQDEDKLKAFLKEQRVKKWSQLHMRMARSYRPENPDLPTLDPWRNTTPLPAEQFVFERNPYYHRVDENGLQLPYIDRFVLSVSSSSLIPAKTGTGESDLQAYGIDFVDYTYLKDAEKRHPVEVKLWKKTSGSRLALLPNLNSADPVWRPLLRDVRVRRALSLAIDRREINMAAFYGLTKESADTVLPESPLFRPEFASAWIAHDPEQANALLDAAGLAKRGSDGIRILPDGRKAQIVVETAGESTLDTDVLQLITDYWREIGISLFIRTSQRDTFRSRAVGGEIIMSMWFGIDNGVPTADMSPAQLAPTTDDQLQWPVWGLNYMSHGEMGEAPDLPPVVELLDLLKRWRHSADDAERADIWRQMLSIYTDQVFSIGLVNSSLQPILVTKKLRNFPDEGLYGFDPTSYLGAYKPDTFWLEQDD; this is encoded by the coding sequence ATGATCACCCGAAGAACTGCGCTCGGTATTCTCGCTTCGGCTGCATTTCCGAAAGCAATGCTTGCGGCGGCGGCGGGACCCGACGCGCTCGCCGCCCTCGTCCAGGAAGGCAAGCTTCCGCCCGTCGGCGAACGATTGCCGAAGACGCCGCGGGTGATCGATGTCGCAGCGATGGGACGCAAACCCGGCCGCCACGGCGGCACGATCCGCAGCCTGATCGGCAGTGCGAAGGACATTCGCCTGATGACGATCTACGGTTATACCCGCCTGGTCGGCTACGACGAGAAGCTCAATCTCCTGCCCGACATTCTCGAAAGCTACGAGACGGTCGAGGACCGCATCTTCACCTTCCATCTGCGCGAGGGCCACAAGTGGTCGGACGGCTCGCCGTTGACGGCCGAGGACTTCCGCTACTGCTTCGAAGACGTGCTCCTTAACGAGGATCTTACCCCGGCCGGCCTGCCGCCGGCGATGGTCATGGACGGACAGGCGGCGAAGTTCGAAATCGTAGACGAGCGAACGGTTCGCTATTCCTGGCCGAGGCCGAATCCGGTTTTCCTGCAGGAACTCGCCGCACCGCAGCCACTGGTCGTCGTCATGCCTTCGGCCTATCTTAAGCAATTCCACACGAAATATCAGGACGAGGACAAGCTGAAGGCGTTCCTGAAGGAGCAGCGGGTCAAAAAGTGGAGCCAGCTCCACATGCGCATGGCGCGCTCCTACCGGCCCGAGAATCCGGATCTGCCGACCCTCGACCCGTGGCGCAACACCACGCCCCTGCCGGCCGAACAATTCGTCTTCGAACGCAACCCCTACTACCACCGGGTGGACGAAAACGGCTTGCAGTTGCCTTATATCGACCGCTTCGTGCTCAGCGTCAGCTCGTCCTCGCTCATTCCGGCAAAGACCGGCACGGGCGAAAGCGACCTGCAGGCATATGGGATCGATTTCGTCGATTATACCTATCTCAAAGATGCGGAGAAACGGCACCCGGTCGAGGTGAAGCTCTGGAAGAAAACGTCGGGATCACGCCTGGCGCTGCTGCCGAACCTCAACTCTGCCGACCCGGTGTGGCGGCCGCTGCTCAGAGACGTGCGCGTCCGTCGTGCGCTGTCGCTTGCAATCGACCGTCGCGAAATCAACATGGCGGCCTTCTATGGGCTGACGAAGGAAAGCGCCGACACGGTGCTGCCGGAAAGTCCTCTCTTCCGGCCCGAATTCGCAAGTGCCTGGATCGCCCATGATCCGGAGCAGGCGAATGCACTGCTCGACGCGGCTGGATTGGCCAAGCGCGGCAGCGACGGAATCCGTATCCTTCCCGACGGCCGAAAGGCGCAGATCGTCGTAGAGACGGCCGGCGAAAGCACGCTCGATACCGATGTGCTGCAGCTCATAACCGATTACTGGCGCGAGATCGGCATTTCGCTCTTCATTCGCACCTCGCAGCGCGATACCTTCCGCAGCCGCGCGGTCGGCGGCGAGATCATCATGTCGATGTGGTTCGGCATCGACAACGGCGTGCCGACCGCGGACATGAGCCCCGCCCAGCTTGCACCGACGACAGACGACCAGCTGCAGTGGCCCGTCTGGGGATTGAACTATATGTCGCATGGCGAAATGGGCGAGGCGCCCGACCTTCCCCCGGTCGTCGAGCTCCTGGACCTGCTCAAGCGCTGGAGGCATTCCGCGGACGATGCCGAGCGGGCTGACATCTGGAGACAGATGTTGTCCATCTACACGGACCAGGTCTTCTCGATCGGGCTGGTCAACAGCTCGCTGCAGCCGATCCTCGTCACGAAGAAGCTGCGCAATTTCCCCGATGAGGGATTGTACGGTTTCGATCCGACGAGCTATCTCGGCGCCTACAAGCCCGACACCTTCTGGTTGGAACAGGACGACTGA